One segment of Mycolicibacterium sp. YH-1 DNA contains the following:
- a CDS encoding Rieske 2Fe-2S domain-containing protein gives MAEDKTPRLAQGREHAVATVDEIPPGTHKLVPIGRHGVGVYNVNGTFYAIANYCPHEGGPLCAGRARGRNIVDESVPGDAVMVRDMEYIFCPWHQWGFELATGTTAVKPEWSIRTYPVRVVGNDVLVQA, from the coding sequence ATGGCTGAGGACAAGACGCCCCGGCTGGCGCAGGGGCGAGAGCACGCCGTCGCCACCGTCGACGAAATACCCCCTGGCACACACAAACTGGTGCCAATCGGCAGACATGGCGTTGGCGTGTACAACGTCAACGGTACGTTCTACGCCATCGCGAACTACTGCCCACACGAGGGCGGACCGCTGTGCGCGGGACGCGCGCGCGGCCGCAACATCGTCGACGAGAGCGTGCCCGGTGACGCGGTGATGGTGCGCGATATGGAGTACATCTTCTGTCCCTGGCACCAATGGGGTTTCGAGCTCGCAACGGGGACTACGGCGGTCAAGCCCGAATGGAGCATTCGCACGTACCCCGTCCGGGTCGTCGGCAACGACGTCCTCGTGCAGGCCTGA
- a CDS encoding ferredoxin has product MSGPMRIRLDRTLCDGFGICAKHAPEYFSLDDWGYASLIADGTVPEADHDAVQRALFDCPVHAIIEMSENPGATNGANGATNLPVHATASTKTGN; this is encoded by the coding sequence ATGAGTGGCCCCATGAGGATTCGTCTGGACCGCACCCTGTGCGACGGCTTCGGCATCTGCGCAAAGCACGCCCCCGAGTACTTCTCATTGGACGACTGGGGATACGCGTCGCTCATCGCCGACGGCACGGTGCCCGAGGCCGACCACGATGCCGTCCAGCGCGCGCTGTTTGACTGCCCCGTCCACGCGATCATCGAAATGAGCGAGAACCCCGGCGCCACGAACGGTGCGAACGGCGCGACCAACCTCCCCGTGCACGCCACGGCATCAACGAAGACGGGAAACTGA
- a CDS encoding DUF1330 domain-containing protein — translation MADYGKLAMKAMAGATVLSVDTKPTVIEGDWHGHQTVVLEFESVDAAKDWYYSDAYQEAVKVRQGAADCNGVIVSGF, via the coding sequence ATGGCTGACTACGGAAAGCTGGCGATGAAGGCCATGGCCGGCGCCACCGTGCTGTCGGTGGACACCAAGCCGACGGTGATCGAGGGCGACTGGCATGGTCACCAGACCGTGGTGCTGGAGTTCGAATCGGTCGACGCGGCCAAGGACTGGTACTACTCCGACGCGTACCAGGAGGCGGTGAAGGTGCGCCAGGGCGCCGCCGACTGCAACGGAGTCATCGTCTCGGGCTTCTGA
- a CDS encoding alpha/beta hydrolase, producing the protein MTEAAPRPRVVMVDGVPMSGLVAEVQDPRAVIVAIHGGATSAAYFDCPGNPRLSLLRLAAAQGYTAIALDRPGYGASALYSDEMADPDRRVSLAYGAVDKIIADAGRGAGVFLVAHSAGCELALRMAVADRASDVIGLELAGTGLRYSPDAHAVIKEATVTSRPAGLRDLLWQPTDLYPPEVLTGALSAPGVAYESDVTANWAKRDFAELAARVSVPVEFSIADHESVWESTPQAIDDITALFTAAPRIAANEMADSGHNLSVGLTAGEYHQRVLSFISDCVAAARDSAPADHSAKLEVEA; encoded by the coding sequence ATGACAGAAGCCGCGCCACGTCCCCGCGTCGTCATGGTCGACGGCGTACCGATGTCCGGGCTCGTCGCCGAGGTACAGGATCCGCGGGCCGTGATCGTCGCCATCCACGGCGGCGCGACGTCGGCGGCGTACTTCGACTGCCCGGGCAATCCGCGATTGTCATTGCTGCGCTTGGCCGCAGCGCAGGGCTACACGGCGATCGCGCTGGACCGGCCCGGCTACGGCGCGTCCGCGCTCTACTCCGACGAGATGGCCGACCCCGACCGCCGCGTGTCACTCGCCTACGGCGCCGTCGACAAGATCATCGCCGATGCCGGACGCGGCGCGGGTGTGTTCCTGGTCGCCCACTCGGCGGGCTGCGAACTCGCCCTGCGGATGGCGGTCGCCGACCGTGCCTCCGACGTGATCGGCCTGGAGCTCGCGGGCACCGGATTGCGCTACAGCCCCGACGCACACGCCGTGATCAAGGAAGCCACCGTCACGTCACGACCGGCCGGTCTGCGTGATCTGCTCTGGCAACCGACCGACCTGTATCCGCCCGAGGTGCTGACCGGCGCGCTCTCCGCACCGGGTGTGGCCTACGAAAGCGACGTCACCGCGAACTGGGCGAAACGGGACTTCGCCGAACTGGCTGCGCGCGTGAGTGTTCCGGTCGAGTTCAGCATCGCCGATCACGAGAGCGTCTGGGAGTCCACACCCCAGGCGATCGACGACATCACCGCGCTGTTCACCGCCGCCCCGCGCATCGCCGCCAACGAGATGGCAGACAGCGGACACAATCTCAGCGTTGGCCTGACGGCAGGCGAGTACCACCAGCGAGTGTTGTCGTTCATCTCCGACTGCGTGGCTGCCGCGAGGGACAGCGCACCAGCGGACCATTCAGCGAAGTTAGAGGTGGAGGCGTGA
- a CDS encoding NADH-ubiquinone oxidoreductase-F iron-sulfur binding region domain-containing protein, with protein MTTAENPVATDLKVASWPGLQPRLLLDTTSGVEGYPEYVRAGGYQSLTDPDALLDEIDRSGLLGRGGAAFPMAVKLRTVRDAGRAGRRTVLLANGEEGEPASVKDRWLLRNRPHLVLDGVRLAARIVNADSAFVYVSDPQAAHSVRTALTAVPSDGVAVSVVTVDPGYVAGEETAAVRAVNGGPAKPTDKPPRPFQEGVGGHPTLVSNVETLANLPFILKHGSDAYRLTGTSASPGTFLATVTGAGRAAGLYELPHGTSVADLLVLHGVSADAVTGVLMGGYFAGLLNRDVLGATLDHETMRALGSGLGCGAVAILTDDCPVAVAAAVLAYFDRENADQCGSCFNGTAAMSAVAAALRDGVATVEDLARLERWSVVLRGRGACATLDAATNVAATLLKQFSEDVARHVAGDCDSCRNGAYTALRPYEVEVES; from the coding sequence ATGACTACCGCCGAGAATCCGGTTGCCACCGACCTCAAGGTCGCGTCGTGGCCCGGACTCCAACCGCGGCTGCTCCTGGACACCACATCCGGTGTCGAGGGCTACCCCGAGTACGTCCGGGCCGGCGGATATCAGAGCCTCACCGACCCCGATGCCCTGCTCGATGAGATCGACCGCAGCGGTCTATTGGGTCGCGGCGGTGCGGCATTCCCGATGGCGGTCAAACTGCGCACGGTGCGCGACGCTGGCCGCGCGGGCCGTCGCACGGTCTTGCTGGCCAACGGCGAGGAGGGCGAGCCGGCATCAGTCAAGGACAGGTGGCTGCTCCGAAACCGTCCGCACCTGGTACTGGACGGCGTGCGACTCGCGGCGCGCATCGTCAACGCCGACAGCGCATTCGTCTACGTGTCGGACCCGCAAGCCGCCCACTCTGTGCGCACCGCGTTAACCGCCGTGCCGTCGGACGGTGTCGCGGTCAGCGTCGTCACCGTCGATCCCGGCTATGTCGCTGGCGAGGAGACCGCCGCGGTGCGCGCCGTCAACGGCGGACCGGCCAAGCCCACCGACAAGCCGCCACGTCCCTTCCAGGAGGGTGTCGGCGGTCATCCCACGCTGGTGAGCAACGTGGAGACACTCGCCAATCTGCCGTTCATCCTCAAGCACGGAAGCGATGCCTACCGCCTGACGGGCACATCGGCCTCCCCCGGCACGTTCCTGGCGACCGTTACGGGCGCAGGCAGGGCCGCCGGACTATACGAGCTGCCTCACGGGACGTCAGTGGCCGATCTGCTGGTCCTGCACGGTGTTTCGGCCGACGCCGTGACCGGTGTCCTGATGGGCGGCTACTTCGCCGGCCTCCTCAACCGTGATGTGCTGGGCGCCACGCTCGACCACGAGACGATGCGAGCGCTGGGCAGCGGACTGGGTTGTGGCGCCGTGGCGATCCTCACCGACGACTGCCCCGTTGCCGTCGCGGCCGCGGTGCTGGCGTACTTCGACCGCGAGAACGCCGACCAGTGCGGTTCCTGCTTCAACGGCACTGCTGCGATGTCCGCGGTCGCCGCAGCCCTGCGCGACGGCGTCGCCACCGTCGAGGACCTGGCCCGACTGGAGCGGTGGTCGGTGGTGCTACGGGGCCGAGGCGCGTGCGCGACCCTCGACGCCGCCACCAACGTGGCCGCGACCCTGCTCAAGCAGTTCTCCGAGGATGTCGCCCGCCATGTGGCCGGCGACTGCGACTCATGCCGTAACGGTGCGTACACCGCGCTGCGGCCCTATGAAGTGGAGGTGGAGTCATGA
- a CDS encoding cytochrome P450 — protein MTKPKVVFSPVSPEYFENPYEVYRRMRDEAPLYYDEEEDFYALTRHEDVAAAFKDHESFSSARGCDLGMVRSGEVPQKSIIFMDPPDHRHMRSLLNKAFTPRAIQSQRETVVELIDHYLGKVDPNNFDVVQDFSGPFPVEVITRMAGVPEDFRQQVRHWIDTSLHRKPGQIDLDEDNMQANIDSGMYYYGLVQERRKNPQDDMISRLIAAEIPDDEGNLRKLDDIEITGFTTLLGGAGAETVTKLVGSAVVEFAQHPDQWQKLLDDRSKIPAAVEELLRYVGPVQYNVRYSVREVVVPSGVIPANKPVFLMGASANRDPRAFTDGETFDIDRDRAEAQNLGLGYGIHSCLGAALARMETAIALEKLLDFMPRYEVDFDGLQRVNMQNVAGYHHVPVGVGR, from the coding sequence GTGACCAAGCCCAAAGTCGTGTTCAGCCCGGTCTCGCCGGAGTACTTCGAGAACCCGTACGAGGTGTACAGGCGGATGCGCGACGAGGCGCCGCTGTACTACGACGAGGAAGAGGACTTCTACGCTCTGACCCGGCACGAGGACGTGGCGGCGGCGTTCAAGGACCACGAGTCGTTCTCGTCGGCCCGCGGTTGCGATCTGGGCATGGTGCGCTCGGGTGAGGTACCGCAGAAGTCGATCATCTTCATGGATCCGCCTGACCACCGGCACATGCGCAGCCTGCTCAACAAGGCGTTCACACCGCGTGCCATCCAGTCGCAGCGGGAGACCGTGGTCGAGCTCATCGACCACTATCTCGGCAAGGTGGATCCGAATAACTTCGATGTGGTGCAGGACTTCTCGGGACCGTTCCCGGTTGAGGTCATCACCCGCATGGCAGGGGTTCCCGAGGACTTCCGCCAGCAGGTTCGGCACTGGATCGACACCAGCCTGCACCGCAAACCGGGCCAGATCGATCTCGATGAAGACAACATGCAGGCCAACATCGACTCCGGCATGTACTACTACGGCCTGGTCCAGGAGCGGCGTAAGAACCCGCAGGACGACATGATCAGCCGGCTGATCGCCGCGGAGATCCCCGACGACGAGGGCAACCTGCGCAAGCTCGACGACATCGAGATCACGGGCTTCACCACGCTTCTCGGCGGTGCCGGTGCGGAGACCGTCACCAAGCTCGTCGGCAGCGCCGTGGTGGAGTTCGCCCAGCACCCCGACCAGTGGCAGAAGTTGCTCGACGACCGCAGCAAGATCCCGGCCGCGGTCGAGGAACTGCTTCGCTACGTGGGCCCGGTGCAGTACAACGTCCGCTACAGCGTGAGGGAAGTCGTGGTGCCCAGCGGTGTGATCCCGGCGAACAAGCCGGTCTTCCTGATGGGTGCCTCGGCCAACCGCGATCCGCGTGCCTTCACCGATGGCGAGACCTTCGACATCGACCGCGATCGCGCCGAGGCGCAGAATCTCGGGCTCGGCTACGGCATTCACAGCTGCCTCGGTGCCGCACTCGCCCGTATGGAGACCGCCATCGCGCTCGAGAAGTTGCTCGACTTCATGCCTCGCTACGAGGTCGACTTCGATGGCCTGCAGCGCGTCAACATGCAGAACGTCGCGGGCTATCACCACGTGCCGGTGGGGGTCGGCCGATGA
- a CDS encoding NAD(P)-dependent oxidoreductase codes for MRVGFIGLGSQGGPMARRIVEGGYDLTLWARRSASVEPYADTAAKVAATPAELGAASDLVCLCVVGDDDVRQVILGDQGVLAGMKPGGIIAIHSTVHPDTCRELAEVAAAQGVSVIDAPVSGGGPAVVEGTLMVMVGGEEADVERVRPVFATYSDAVVHLGALGAGQVAKILNNLQFTANLGSALSTLELGDALGIARERLCEVLNRGSATSKAISSITMFGGSVEGLAPIAGALLQKDVRHAASLAATASAPEGTVFNVADTALATMDHSR; via the coding sequence ATGCGGGTCGGATTCATCGGTTTGGGCAGTCAGGGCGGGCCAATGGCGCGCCGGATCGTCGAGGGCGGCTATGACCTCACGTTGTGGGCACGCCGGTCGGCGTCGGTCGAGCCCTACGCCGACACCGCGGCGAAGGTGGCGGCGACCCCCGCCGAGCTCGGTGCGGCCAGCGACCTCGTCTGCCTGTGCGTGGTCGGCGATGACGACGTGCGCCAGGTCATCCTGGGTGACCAAGGTGTGCTGGCCGGGATGAAGCCCGGCGGGATCATCGCGATCCACAGCACGGTGCACCCCGACACGTGTCGCGAGCTTGCAGAAGTGGCAGCGGCCCAGGGTGTCTCGGTGATCGACGCACCGGTCAGCGGTGGCGGTCCGGCCGTGGTGGAGGGCACGCTGATGGTCATGGTCGGCGGCGAGGAGGCCGATGTCGAGAGGGTCCGACCGGTGTTCGCCACCTACTCCGACGCGGTCGTGCACCTCGGCGCTCTTGGCGCCGGCCAGGTGGCCAAGATCCTGAACAATCTTCAGTTCACCGCGAATCTGGGCAGCGCCTTGAGCACCCTGGAACTCGGCGACGCGCTTGGCATCGCTCGGGAACGGCTGTGCGAGGTGCTCAATCGCGGGTCCGCCACCAGCAAGGCGATCAGCAGCATCACGATGTTCGGCGGCAGTGTGGAGGGATTGGCCCCCATCGCCGGTGCGCTACTGCAGAAGGACGTCCGCCACGCAGCGAGCCTCGCCGCGACGGCGTCGGCGCCCGAGGGCACGGTTTTCAATGTCGCGGACACGGCGTTGGCGACGATGGACCACTCACGCTGA
- a CDS encoding ferredoxin, translating to MTQKIVVDFGLCESNAVCMGIIPEVFDLDEDDYLHVLTDEVTPDNEAQVREAVRQCPRQAIAISDE from the coding sequence GTGACTCAGAAGATCGTGGTCGACTTCGGCCTATGCGAGAGCAATGCCGTGTGCATGGGCATCATCCCCGAGGTGTTCGACCTGGACGAGGACGATTACCTGCACGTGCTGACCGACGAAGTGACCCCGGACAACGAGGCGCAGGTCAGGGAAGCCGTGCGCCAGTGCCCGCGGCAGGCCATCGCCATCAGCGACGAGTAG
- a CDS encoding alpha/beta fold hydrolase, with protein sequence MRFVLVHGGFHAAWCWERTISELARLGHSAVAVDLPGHGALIDQESTLTNRRDAIVGAMAADGQTLNVLVGHSGGGFDATLAADARPDLVSHIVYLAAALPREGRTYPEAMAMRDSDDELGDEFDGDVGEMLSYLKFDDDGAMTLADFDGAWKYFYHDCDEDTARWAFDRLGPERFGDTTATPVSVARFWEANLPRSFIVCEQDRSMPRWLADTVTRRLGVNQISIDASHSPFLSRPRELADLLVHATTTTPVGPLIPH encoded by the coding sequence GTGCGATTCGTCCTCGTGCACGGTGGTTTTCACGCCGCGTGGTGTTGGGAGCGCACCATCTCCGAGCTGGCGAGGTTGGGGCACAGCGCGGTCGCCGTCGACCTGCCCGGCCATGGCGCCCTGATCGACCAGGAGTCGACGCTGACCAATCGACGCGACGCGATCGTCGGCGCGATGGCAGCCGACGGACAGACCCTCAATGTGCTGGTCGGCCACTCGGGCGGCGGATTCGACGCGACGCTCGCCGCCGACGCGCGCCCGGACCTGGTGAGCCACATCGTCTATCTGGCCGCCGCACTCCCCCGTGAGGGCCGCACCTACCCGGAGGCGATGGCGATGCGTGACTCCGACGACGAGTTGGGTGACGAGTTCGACGGTGACGTCGGAGAGATGTTGAGCTACTTGAAGTTCGACGACGACGGCGCTATGACGCTCGCGGACTTCGACGGTGCCTGGAAGTACTTCTATCACGACTGCGATGAGGACACCGCGCGCTGGGCGTTCGACCGGCTCGGCCCGGAGCGGTTCGGTGACACCACCGCGACACCGGTGTCGGTGGCTCGCTTCTGGGAGGCCAACCTGCCGCGCAGTTTCATCGTGTGCGAGCAGGATCGGTCGATGCCACGCTGGCTCGCCGACACCGTGACCCGGCGACTCGGCGTCAATCAGATCAGCATCGACGCCTCGCACTCGCCGTTCCTCAGCCGCCCGCGCGAACTCGCCGATCTCCTCGTGCACGCCACGACCACCACACCCGTGGGCCCACTGATTCCCCACTAA
- a CDS encoding NAD(P)-dependent oxidoreductase, producing MRIGFVGAGRMGAPMVRRLVDAGHDVDAVGRTEDKRQAVAELGARPVPDLAATAPDADAIVLCVFTDDQVKQICVEGDLVAGMRPGSALIVHTTGSPRTAQAIAERFTHVDVIDAPVSGGPHDIAAGHVTLFVGGDDAAVARMQPMLGAYGDPIVHAGAVGAGQLVKLINNTMFAAQIGLVAEGVRLGTRFGIDEGALLGALTHGSSSSRVLGMIASAGSADAFISAVGEFIGKDVAVVRKTVAELGGDLGVLDALVNAGVTS from the coding sequence ATGCGCATCGGATTCGTCGGCGCGGGCCGGATGGGCGCTCCGATGGTGCGCCGCCTGGTCGACGCCGGACACGACGTCGACGCCGTCGGTCGCACCGAGGACAAGCGGCAGGCCGTCGCCGAACTCGGCGCACGACCGGTCCCCGACCTGGCCGCCACAGCACCCGATGCCGACGCGATTGTGCTGTGCGTATTCACCGACGACCAGGTGAAACAGATCTGCGTCGAGGGTGATCTGGTGGCCGGGATGCGCCCGGGCTCCGCTTTGATTGTCCACACCACGGGAAGCCCGCGCACCGCACAGGCGATCGCCGAGCGCTTCACCCATGTCGATGTCATCGACGCACCGGTGAGTGGAGGTCCGCACGACATCGCCGCAGGCCACGTCACCCTCTTCGTCGGAGGCGACGACGCCGCGGTGGCCCGGATGCAACCCATGCTCGGGGCGTACGGCGATCCCATCGTGCATGCGGGCGCCGTCGGCGCGGGCCAGTTGGTCAAGCTGATCAACAACACCATGTTCGCCGCTCAGATCGGACTGGTCGCCGAGGGCGTGCGACTCGGCACCCGGTTCGGCATCGACGAGGGCGCACTGCTCGGGGCCCTGACCCACGGCAGCTCCTCGAGCCGGGTGCTGGGCATGATCGCCTCGGCGGGCTCGGCAGATGCGTTCATCTCGGCGGTCGGCGAGTTCATCGGGAAGGACGTGGCCGTCGTGCGCAAGACAGTCGCGGAACTGGGCGGTGACCTCGGTGTCCTCGATGCACTGGTGAACGCTGGGGTCACGTCGTGA
- a CDS encoding alpha/beta fold hydrolase, translated as MPDKKIEINGGNVVYEILGKEGDFIALTPGGRFSKDIPGLKPLARKLVAGGYRVLLWDRPNCGKSDVQFYGQSESHMRAETLKELITRLDIGPCIIAGGSGGARDSMITTMLYPELVTKLVVWNIVGGVYGSFVLGGHYIVPSILAVRGMGIKGLQHVAEWKERIEENPDNEARLLGLDADEFLKVMLRWLNAFVPKPGQTIPGVPDDMFDEIKVPTLIIRGGENDWDHPKRTSLEVNCLIKGSKLIDPPWPEDAWERAGEKFAASGGTKFCLFDTWVKAAPPILDFLRD; from the coding sequence TTGCCCGACAAGAAGATCGAGATCAACGGCGGGAATGTCGTCTACGAGATCCTCGGCAAGGAGGGCGATTTCATCGCCCTCACCCCCGGCGGTCGATTCAGCAAGGACATTCCCGGGCTGAAGCCCCTTGCGCGCAAGCTCGTCGCGGGCGGCTACCGGGTGTTGCTGTGGGACCGGCCGAACTGCGGCAAGTCCGACGTGCAGTTCTACGGGCAGAGCGAATCCCACATGCGCGCTGAGACGTTGAAGGAGCTGATCACCAGGCTCGACATCGGGCCGTGCATCATCGCGGGCGGATCTGGTGGCGCCAGGGACTCGATGATCACCACGATGCTCTATCCCGAACTGGTCACCAAGCTGGTGGTGTGGAACATCGTCGGCGGGGTCTACGGGTCCTTCGTACTCGGCGGGCACTACATCGTGCCGAGCATCCTCGCGGTCCGCGGGATGGGCATCAAGGGGTTGCAGCACGTCGCGGAGTGGAAGGAGCGCATCGAAGAGAACCCCGACAACGAAGCGCGCCTGCTTGGTCTTGATGCCGATGAGTTCCTCAAGGTGATGTTGCGCTGGCTCAACGCATTCGTGCCCAAGCCCGGTCAAACCATCCCCGGCGTGCCGGACGATATGTTCGACGAGATCAAGGTTCCGACGTTGATCATCCGGGGCGGCGAGAACGACTGGGATCACCCCAAGCGCACCTCACTCGAGGTCAACTGTCTCATCAAGGGATCCAAGCTGATCGATCCACCGTGGCCGGAGGACGCCTGGGAACGGGCGGGCGAGAAGTTCGCCGCCAGCGGCGGAACGAAGTTCTGCCTGTTCGACACCTGGGTCAAGGCGGCGCCGCCGATCCTCGACTTCCTCAGGGATTGA
- a CDS encoding ferredoxin, translating to MRVAVDEDRCAGHGMCLTLCPEVFELSDDGWAVADPEEVPAELEGAAREAIDNCPEHAIHEI from the coding sequence GTGAGGGTCGCCGTCGATGAAGACCGCTGCGCGGGCCACGGCATGTGCCTGACGCTGTGCCCCGAGGTGTTCGAGCTGTCCGACGACGGGTGGGCTGTTGCCGACCCGGAGGAAGTGCCCGCCGAACTCGAGGGCGCGGCCCGCGAGGCCATCGACAACTGCCCCGAGCACGCCATCCACGAGATCTGA
- a CDS encoding OB-fold domain-containing protein — translation MNVPGRPLPQITAENEFFWTSGSDGQLRIQECQSCQALIHPPAPICRYCRSRDLGVRAVSGKASLSAFTVNHRFGFPDLPPPYVIAQVGIAEDPRVRLTTNIIECDPEDLKIGQTVEVVFQQIADVWLPVFRPASDGETAALPVDEIAPQDFAKHVRPALSEKRFEEHSAITGIGASRIGRRLMVPPLSLTIEACEAAVADAGLTFDDIDGLSTYPGLDMAGMGEGGVSALEGALGLRPTWINGGMDTFGPGGSVIAAMMAVATGMARHVLCFRTLWESTFGEMLKQGKMSPPGGARTSSWQMPFGASSASHTLALNAQRHFDRYGTTRETLGWIAINQRTNAALNPTAIYRDPMTMDDYLSARLITTPFGLYDCDVPCDGAVAVIVSAVDVARDMPKTPVLFEAVGTQILERTDWDQSTLTHEPQVLGQAAHMWSRTSLRPSDVDVAELYDGFSFNCLSWLEALGFCGIGEAKDFLDGGKNIARDGVIPLNTHGGQLSHGRTHGMGLIHEAVTQLRGEAGDRQVKDAKIAVTSSGGLTPSGVMLMRIDS, via the coding sequence ATGAACGTGCCCGGCCGCCCCCTGCCGCAGATCACGGCGGAGAACGAGTTCTTCTGGACCTCTGGCTCCGACGGCCAACTGCGCATCCAGGAGTGCCAGAGCTGTCAGGCACTCATCCATCCGCCCGCGCCGATCTGCCGCTACTGCCGAAGCCGTGACCTGGGTGTCCGCGCGGTATCCGGCAAGGCGTCGCTCTCGGCTTTCACGGTGAACCACCGGTTCGGGTTTCCCGACCTGCCTCCCCCGTACGTCATAGCGCAGGTCGGTATCGCGGAGGATCCGCGGGTGCGCTTGACCACCAACATCATCGAGTGCGATCCCGAGGACCTCAAGATCGGCCAGACAGTCGAGGTCGTGTTCCAGCAGATCGCCGACGTCTGGCTGCCGGTGTTCCGGCCAGCGAGCGACGGTGAGACCGCGGCCCTGCCCGTCGACGAGATCGCACCACAGGACTTCGCCAAGCACGTTCGCCCGGCGTTGTCGGAGAAGAGATTCGAGGAGCACTCGGCGATCACCGGAATCGGCGCCTCGCGCATCGGCCGCCGTCTGATGGTGCCTCCGCTGTCGCTGACCATTGAGGCGTGTGAGGCGGCTGTCGCCGACGCCGGCCTGACGTTCGACGATATCGACGGCCTGTCGACCTACCCCGGGCTGGACATGGCCGGCATGGGCGAGGGCGGCGTGAGCGCACTCGAGGGCGCCCTCGGCTTGCGGCCGACGTGGATCAACGGCGGTATGGACACCTTCGGTCCCGGTGGATCGGTGATCGCGGCCATGATGGCCGTGGCCACTGGTATGGCACGCCACGTGCTGTGCTTCCGCACGCTGTGGGAGTCGACATTCGGCGAGATGTTGAAGCAGGGCAAGATGTCGCCGCCCGGCGGAGCACGAACCTCCAGTTGGCAGATGCCCTTCGGCGCGTCGTCGGCGTCGCACACCTTGGCGCTCAACGCTCAACGTCATTTCGACCGGTACGGCACGACGCGAGAAACACTCGGCTGGATCGCGATCAATCAGCGCACCAACGCCGCACTGAACCCGACGGCGATCTACCGCGATCCCATGACGATGGACGACTACCTCTCGGCGCGCCTGATCACGACACCCTTCGGGCTCTACGACTGCGACGTGCCCTGCGACGGCGCCGTCGCCGTCATCGTGTCGGCTGTCGACGTCGCGCGTGACATGCCCAAGACCCCGGTGCTGTTCGAGGCCGTTGGCACGCAGATCCTCGAGCGCACCGACTGGGATCAGTCAACCCTGACCCATGAGCCGCAGGTGCTCGGCCAGGCCGCGCACATGTGGTCCCGAACGTCGCTGCGGCCAAGCGACGTCGACGTCGCCGAGCTGTATGACGGGTTCTCGTTCAATTGCCTGTCCTGGCTGGAGGCCCTGGGCTTCTGCGGTATCGGCGAGGCCAAGGACTTCCTCGACGGCGGCAAGAACATCGCGCGTGACGGCGTGATCCCGCTCAACACCCACGGCGGTCAGCTGTCGCACGGCCGGACGCACGGTATGGGCCTGATCCACGAGGCCGTCACCCAGCTTCGCGGTGAGGCGGGCGATCGTCAGGTCAAGGACGCCAAGATCGCGGTCACCAGCAGCGGCGGTCTGACGCCCAGCGGCGTCATGCTGATGCGGATCGATTCGTGA